The sequence CTACCAAGGAACGGACGGTTTCACGATCTACAACCAGATCTCGACCGTAGGCGCAGTGATACTTGCAATCGCGACGCTGCCGTTCCTGTGGAACGTCTTTAAGTCCGCTCGATACGGCGAGGTCGTGACCGTGGATGACCCGTGGGGCTACGGCAACTCCCTGGAGTGGGCGACCTCCTGCCCGCCGCCGCGCCACAACTTCACCTCCCTGCCGCGGATCCGCTCCGAGCGCCCTGCGTTCGAGCTGCACCACCCGCACATGGTGAAGAAGATGCGCGACGACGCTCACATCGGCCGCCACTTCTAGACCACCTGCCGGGGTTGCCGCCCGAGTGGGTGGCGCTCGGGTTGGCAACTCCCCGAGTTGGCCGGAACCCCGAACCGGGGATAACCAAAACCCCTGGGCTGAAACCAGTCCGGATGGGTCGGCAAGAAATTCAACGATCGCACCTCAACTACGCGAGGTGCGGTCGTTTTTTGCTGCTCAAAGGGCGGGGGTGCGAAGATTGCGGGCGTGAACGAACCAGCCCCACATCGACCCGACCTTGCCCACGGCCGCGCAGACGCGGGCTCCGCCCCCGCCGACGGACAGCCGCCGGTCCCCGCCGACACCCTGGCTCACTCGTTGACGCCTGGCCTGGAACCTTGCATCGTCACCGTGACCGGCCCAGACCGCCCTGGCGTTTCGGCTGCGTTCTTCCGAGTCCTCGCTGCTTACGACGTGCAGCTTCTAGATATCGAACAGTCCGTGTTCCGTGGTGGCCTCAGCCTCGCCGCCCTGTTGGGCGCCCAGCGCAGCGACCTCGATCAGCTCCGCGCGGGGCTGAAGGACACACTCTCCGTCCACGGCGTGAGTGTGGAGGTGACAGTGGATCGCGACCTCGAAACCACCCGCCCCCACTCCACGCACGCGATGGTGGTGCTCGGGCACCCTGTCACTGCCGCGCACATCTCCCGAATCGGCCAAACCCTCGCGGACTATAGCGCGAACATCGACACGATCCGGGGAATAGCCGACTACCCCGTCACCGGCCTGGAGTTCAAGCTGACGGTTCCGGATCCGACGCCTGGTGGTGGCGTCGCCCTGAGAAAGGCCCTTGCCCCCCTGACCTCCGAGATCGGCGTGGACATCGCCATCGAGCGGGCCGGCCTGGCGCGTCGCAGCAAACGGCTGATCTGCTTCGACGTCGACTCGACGCTCATCCAGCACGAGGTGATCGAGATGCTCGCGGCGTACGCGGGCCGGGAGCGGGAGGTCGCGGAGGTCACCGAGCGGGCAATGCGCGGCGAGCTGGACTTCAGCCAGTCGCTGCACGAGCGCGTGAAGGCGCTGGCGGGGTTGGACGCCAACGTCATCGACCGCGTCGCCGCCGATGTGCAGTTGACCGCCGGGGCCCGCACGACGATCCGCACCCTCAAGCGGCTGGGATACAAGACCGGCGTGGTCTCGGGCGGGTTCATCCAGGTGATCGAACCGCTGGCTCGCGAGCTGGATCTGGACTTCGCGCGGGCGAACACCCTGGAAATCATCGACGGCAAGCTGACCGGCCGCGTCATTGGACCGGTGATCGACCGCCGCGCGAAGGCCGAGAGCCTTAAGGAGTTCGCCTGGTCCAACGGGCTGGCGCTGCACCAGACTGTCGCGGTTGGGGATGGTGCCAACGACATCGACATGCTCTCCACCGCTGGCCTCGGCATCGCCTTCAACGCGAAGCCGGCGCTGCGGGAGGTGGCGGACGCGGCTGTCAATCGCCCGTTCTTGGATCAGGTGCTGTTCCTGCTGGGTATCTCTCGTCATGAGATTGAGGACGCCGACCTCCGCGACGGAACCTATCGCCGCGTGCCCCTGAATAGTTGACCGCCCGCGGGGGTAGATCAAACAGGAGGAGCAGCGGTTAGGTAGCGGCAGGGCGTGGCTGGGCGGGGAGCGGACGGCGCAGGAGGAGCAGCGGCTAGGACTTCTCCATTGCCTTCAGTTCGCGCCTTAAGATCTTGCCGGTGGCAGACTTGGGGATGGTGTCGACGAACTCGACCTCACGGATTTTCTTGTACGCGGAGACTCGCTCGGCCACGAAGTCCATGATGTCCTGCTCGCTGGGCTGCTCGCCACCCCCGCCCTGCCGCACGACGAAGGCCTTCGGCACCTCCTTGCCGTCGCGCGTAACCCCGATGACGCCCGCGTCCGCCACCCCGGGGTGGGTCAGCAGAAGCGCCTCCAGTTCGGCCGGGGGCACCTGGTATCCCTTGTACTTAATCACTTCCTTCAGCCGGTCGACGATGTAAACGCGCCCGCTAGCGTCGTGAACCGCGAGATCGCCGGTTCGTAGCCAGCCGTCGCCGGGGAGCGCGATGCGGGTTTCCTCCTCGTTGTTGAGGTAGCCCGCCATAATCTGGGGTCCGCGAACCCACAGCTCCCCGACCTCCGACCGACCCGACTCGGACCCCTCCCCGCCGCCCTGCGGCACGGGAATCTCCCTGCCAGTGTCCACTTCCACCAGCTTGTGCTCGGTGTTCGCTACTGGCAGCCCGATGGACCCCCGCGAGACATTCTCGTCCAGATTCACGTGCGTCACGGGGCTCGTCTCCGTCAGGCCGAAACCTTGCTGAACGGGCACTTTCAGCCGTCGTTCCACGGCATCGGCCAGGCCCTCGTCGAGGGACGCGGCGCCCGACAGCAACCCTCGCAGCTTCGACAAATCGTAGCTATCCACCGCCGGGTGCTTGGCCAGCAGAACCGCTATGGGAGGTGCGATGAAAGTGAACGTGACCCCATACTTCTCGTGCGCAGCCAGGAAGGAGTCGATCGAGAACCGCGGCTGGGTGATCACCGTCGCCCGCTGGTAGATCGACAAGTTCACCAAAGTGGTCAGGCCGTAGATGTGGAAGAACGGCAGCACGCCGAACACCACGTCGTCGCGGCGCAGCAGCTGATAGTCCGCGGACTGGGCGATGTTCGCAACGAGGTTACGGTGCGTGAGCTGCACGCCTTTGGGAAGCCCCGTTGTCCCCGAGGAGTACGGCAGGGCGGCGATGTGCGTGCGGGGGTCGAACTCAACGGGCGGCGGCGCGATCCGCTCCGCGATCATCTGTCGGATGCCGCGAGAGGTGTCGAGGTGGATCACTTGATCCGCGCCCAGGCCGGCCGCCGCGGCGCCCTCATTCCCGGAGTCGCCAAGAGCAGCGCAGGTCAGGAGTAGTTTCGCCCCAGAGTCGACGAGTTGGGAAGCGATTGTTTCTGGCGTCGCCAATAAAGGAAGCGGACTGACCACCGCCCCGAGGCGCCATAGGGCATGGGCGTAGATGATGAAGGCCTCCGAGTTCGGGCAGTGGAGGGCGACGACGTCTCCCGTGCGCACGCCGCGTTGGGCCAGGCCGCCGGCGACGGAGTTCACGAAAGTGCGCACCTCGGCGTAGGTGGTTTGGGAGCCGTCGGCGATGTCGATGACGGCGATGCGGTCCTCGTCGTTGTAGTCGAGGGTGCCGTAGACGAAGTCGTAGAGGCCGACGTCCGGGATGGTGAGGTCGGGGCGGCTGCTGGAGACGGGCATGTGGGGCTCCTCGGGGCGGTTGGTGGGGGTGGTTGTGGCGTCATTCTAGTTTTGTTTGGGTGCAAAAAAGTTCATTTTTCCGGACGCCAATAACCCCGCGCCCCAATCAGCTCCAGCGTGGGGGTGCTAGGGTTTGGCGGGTTCCGG comes from Corynebacterium heidelbergense and encodes:
- a CDS encoding AMP-binding protein; the encoded protein is MPVSSSRPDLTIPDVGLYDFVYGTLDYNDEDRIAVIDIADGSQTTYAEVRTFVNSVAGGLAQRGVRTGDVVALHCPNSEAFIIYAHALWRLGAVVSPLPLLATPETIASQLVDSGAKLLLTCAALGDSGNEGAAAAGLGADQVIHLDTSRGIRQMIAERIAPPPVEFDPRTHIAALPYSSGTTGLPKGVQLTHRNLVANIAQSADYQLLRRDDVVFGVLPFFHIYGLTTLVNLSIYQRATVITQPRFSIDSFLAAHEKYGVTFTFIAPPIAVLLAKHPAVDSYDLSKLRGLLSGAASLDEGLADAVERRLKVPVQQGFGLTETSPVTHVNLDENVSRGSIGLPVANTEHKLVEVDTGREIPVPQGGGEGSESGRSEVGELWVRGPQIMAGYLNNEEETRIALPGDGWLRTGDLAVHDASGRVYIVDRLKEVIKYKGYQVPPAELEALLLTHPGVADAGVIGVTRDGKEVPKAFVVRQGGGGEQPSEQDIMDFVAERVSAYKKIREVEFVDTIPKSATGKILRRELKAMEKS
- the serB gene encoding phosphoserine phosphatase SerB; this encodes MAHSLTPGLEPCIVTVTGPDRPGVSAAFFRVLAAYDVQLLDIEQSVFRGGLSLAALLGAQRSDLDQLRAGLKDTLSVHGVSVEVTVDRDLETTRPHSTHAMVVLGHPVTAAHISRIGQTLADYSANIDTIRGIADYPVTGLEFKLTVPDPTPGGGVALRKALAPLTSEIGVDIAIERAGLARRSKRLICFDVDSTLIQHEVIEMLAAYAGREREVAEVTERAMRGELDFSQSLHERVKALAGLDANVIDRVAADVQLTAGARTTIRTLKRLGYKTGVVSGGFIQVIEPLARELDLDFARANTLEIIDGKLTGRVIGPVIDRRAKAESLKEFAWSNGLALHQTVAVGDGANDIDMLSTAGLGIAFNAKPALREVADAAVNRPFLDQVLFLLGISRHEIEDADLRDGTYRRVPLNS